The genomic stretch ATTTAAGTTACTGCAGCTTGTATCACTTATCACTTGACAAGCTAACTCAAATTGTACTTGTGAGAAGTGATAATctaaagacattgtgaaaaaatacCCAAAAGTTATCAAGGATTTACACATCTCATGAGCTTGAATATAAAAGTGCTGCCCTCGTAAGCACAACACAGTTGAGTTGTGCTGGCACTTAACATATTCCAATATGAGCATGGATATCTCTCCGGGACGCACGGTgccctagtggttagcatgctggccgcACAGGCAGGggatcgggaagatctggaTTGGAATAGCTTTCTGACCATGTTCGCCAAAACACTCCTAAAAATCCAATGAGCAGAACACAGTGGTAACCATTCCATACAAAtgttttattctcaaaataaactcttctatcaaagtgacaattatacatatttacatcatctgtgtgtgcagcaataataatataaataccttctgaaacccgtaaggagtccgtgtgtttgtgttaaaGTTGCATTGTTGTGCTACTGGCATGGCGTACTTTGATGACGTCACATTGTTGACACGAACAGACCGGAAGTTCCACAAAGCGTCTCCTCACACCCGCGACAGAGGCATTTGTTTGGGACAAGACACGGAGCTGGCCGTGCCAGACCTCCAGGTGAGACCGGTGCTTACGTCACTGTACATGGACCCCCCCGAGGCTTTGCTCCCCCAGCAGCAGCGAGTGCATAAAGTCCTCCACGAGTCCAGGGTCTTCCCGGACCAGACCCAGACCCCCGAGGTGATGCCCACCAGCAGGCACATGAAGTACTTGAGCATGAAGACGGCGTAGTCCGGCCGGGGGCGGCCAGGTTCGGACGGGCAGCCGCAGCTGTGGGCCACCTCCCAGGCTTGGCGGTTGTGCTGCTCGTAGAAGTAGCAGGCCACGATGACGGTGGCCGGCACCGTGTAAAGCACCGTGAACACGCCGATCCGGATCATGAGCCTCTCCAGCTTGTCCGTCTTGGTGCCCCCCTGTTTGATGACGCTTCGGATCCGGAAGAGCGACACGAAACCGGCCAGCAGGAACATGGTGCCGATAAACAGGTAGATGACCAGCGGCGCCAGCACGAAGCCTCGCAGGTTGTCCAGGTTCTGGTTGCCCACGTAGCAGATCCCCGCCACCGGGTCCCCGTCCACGGAGCTGAGCGCCAGAACCGCGATGGACTTCATGCTGGGGACGAGCCAGGCGGCCAGGTGAAAGTACTGCGAGTATCCGGCGATGGCTTCGTTGCCCCACTTCATGGCGGCCGCCAGGAACCACGTCAGCGACAGGATGACCCACCAAATGGAACTGGCCATGCCGAAAAAGTAGACCAGCAGGAAGACCAGCGTGCACAGCGCCGGCCCGGTGGTCTCGTAGTGCACGTGCTCCACGCCATGCTCGCGCGTGCACGCCACCTGCTCGTGCCCGGCCACCAGCCGCACGATGTATCCCCCCGACACGAAGAGGTAGCAGGCGGACAGGAATATGATGGGTCTCTCCGGGTACTTGAAGCGCTCCATGTCGATGAGGAAGGTGGCCACGGTGGTCAGCGTGGACATGAAGCACAGCACCGACCACAGGCCGATCCAGAAGGCCGTGAACGTGCGCTCCTCCGGGCTGAAGAACGGGCTGTGGCAGGACATGGCGCAGTTCGTGATTTGGGCCGTGCTGACCCGGCCGAGCAGAGGGTGCGCTTCGCCGGGCAGAGGCACCAGCGGAGCGCGGCAGCGACAGCCAGGCTCGCAGGGGGGCTCGGCCGGCTGGTGCTTGGCGAAGCCGCCCTTCTTCCGCGGGCTGTAGGGCTTCAGAGGCCGGTTGGTGGGCTTGGCCAGCACGGGCGACGCGGCCGTGGTGGCGGCGGCCCCCTGGCTCTGGTTGTAGTCCATGCACAGCAGGTCCTGCTGGCCCTGCTCCGGCAGCAGCTCGCACCTCATGCGGTCCGGCCAGGGGAATCCGTACTGCCTCATGAGGGGGGCGCAGCCAGCTTTCGCCCGTTCGCACACGCTTCTGCACGGCGGCAGCGGCTTCTTGTAATCCTCCAGACAGATGGGCGTGTACATGCTGCACAGGAAGAAGCGCAGGTCCGGCGAACACTTGATCTCCACCAGGGGCCAGAACTGATGCACCTCCAGGCCGGCCTCGTCCTGCGTGTCGTGGTTGAACTGGTTCGGCATGTACGTGTGGTTGTAGCCGATGCCTTTGCAGAGAGGCACGGAGATCTCCTGACACTGGAGCTGCTTGGCTCCCCAGCACACAGACTGGTGCACCACCAGGGTGAAGAGCGCACACCAGGCTGGGATGAGCCTCCTCTCCATGGCGCCGGCTGGTCCCGCTCAGTCCGCGAAGCTTGAACGACAAGTCATGCTCGGCTCCGAATTCACGCTGGAGTGTCTTTGTGCGTCTTTGCGTGCGTGTGCTCCTCCGTGGCTCTCTGCACGCTGCCTGCGCTGTGGGCGGGCCCGGCTTTATAGAGGAGACGGCGGGACACGCCCCCTAGGAGGGTCCTGGATGGAGGGGGTATCAATGAAATGTTCTTAATTATAATGTGGAGGCCAATACACATCCCGGCTCCTGTAATTAAACAATGAAGCGGCCATTAACGTACTGTATTTCACTCATATCACATATTGTAtgttacagtatataataattacatgaaTAACATCATACGCTATGTGAAGCTTGTCTTTGTCAAGGCTTCCTTGTATTCAATTCAATGGTTTACAAACATTGAAAAACTCACCGATTTAGTACATTGTCAAACACCTAAAATACAGCATAACGCTATAATACTACAATACTTTTCTACTAGAGAGGAGAAATGTAATCTAAGGGAAAACTTGAAACATTTACTATATGCAAGAACAATGCTAAAaacacagcatttcagtatgtggaatcaaattatggaatggattgagtaaggaactcaaacaatgcaccaaGATACGCAAATTCAaggaacaatacaagcagttgatgtttgctaaatacaaggatgaagagtcttaaaCTAGTTTTGTACCTCTGTTAttacattatgtatttattgctgCACTGATGATTAAATGttatttccatttattattcataacatCACCATATTGTCACATTAGCTTACCACTTttctatgtattaaaaaaatcacatatggaCTACAGGAAGTGAATTCATGTACTGAAACAAATGTGaaacaaagggggggggggtaagattaaataagctctacttcttcctactccttttggaactGTGTAGTTTAACTTGTACACACGTTCAAAATacaatgaaaccattaccatgacattACTATGTTGCATTCAGGGAACAGACTGACTATAGGAAAGTCAACCACCATCACCGTTGCAGATATTTGCACCACATGTTGTTAGTTACACTTAGTTACTGCTCTTTTTATCAGAATCATGTACTACATTTGGAGGAGTTGTGATACTTTAAAAGACTCGTACGCGTTTCCAGAACTCATCAGTCAGACAGAAGAGTTTGATTCCAGAGTTCAATTGTCAAGTTGCAGCCtaatgtaatgtgtgtgtgtgtgtaatgtaatgtgtgtgttCGGGAGATGAATGTAGTCTTGTTAGCCCACTGCGGGGGGTCGTCTTGCTCCAAAGGGAGGTTACTGTTTGTCTTAACTGCAGTGCGAATGTTTCATGCTGGGCGACTGATTGCTGCAACACagcccttgtgtgtgtgtgcttaaagAGGCCTGCCCGAAAGAAAACAAGCTAACATGAGCAGATAAGTACATTGTGACAGCACTAATTAAAGTCATTCACACTTCTTATTGGATTCATCAGCTTCCAACGGTGCCGAGACACTTTGGCAGACGGGCTCAAACACATCCGCAGGTTCTATC from Doryrhamphus excisus isolate RoL2022-K1 chromosome 1, RoL_Dexc_1.0, whole genome shotgun sequence encodes the following:
- the LOC131131836 gene encoding frizzled-8-like; amino-acid sequence: MERRLIPAWCALFTLVVHQSVCWGAKQLQCQEISVPLCKGIGYNHTYMPNQFNHDTQDEAGLEVHQFWPLVEIKCSPDLRFFLCSMYTPICLEDYKKPLPPCRSVCERAKAGCAPLMRQYGFPWPDRMRCELLPEQGQQDLLCMDYNQSQGAAATTAASPVLAKPTNRPLKPYSPRKKGGFAKHQPAEPPCEPGCRCRAPLVPLPGEAHPLLGRVSTAQITNCAMSCHSPFFSPEERTFTAFWIGLWSVLCFMSTLTTVATFLIDMERFKYPERPIIFLSACYLFVSGGYIVRLVAGHEQVACTREHGVEHVHYETTGPALCTLVFLLVYFFGMASSIWWVILSLTWFLAAAMKWGNEAIAGYSQYFHLAAWLVPSMKSIAVLALSSVDGDPVAGICYVGNQNLDNLRGFVLAPLVIYLFIGTMFLLAGFVSLFRIRSVIKQGGTKTDKLERLMIRIGVFTVLYTVPATVIVACYFYEQHNRQAWEVAHSCGCPSEPGRPRPDYAVFMLKYFMCLLVGITSGVWVWSGKTLDSWRTLCTRCCWGSKASGGSMYSDVSTGLTWRSGTASSVSCPKQMPLSRV